The sequence ATTTTCGGTGCGCCGAGATCCTTGCGGACATCGCGGATGAAATCGGCCATCCACTCGCTGTATTTCGCGAAACGGTTGTCCTTGCTGCCGGGAGGGAGCGATGGGTAGACCTCGCGGTTGACCATGTCGTTGAAGCCCTGGAACCAGACGAAGCCAGCGATCTCGTAGCCGTCCTTCTCGTTGTAATCCGGGACGACACGCTTGATGTCGCCGAGCACGCTTTTCACGTGGGAGGTCATCAGGCGGTAGTAGTGGCCGGATTTCGCCTCCGGGTTGCGGTCTTTCTCGATGTCCTGCGGGGTGCGCGGATAGACGCCTGCACTTGGCGGGCGGTAATCGTAGAACAAGGATTTCCCGCCCCATGCGGTCTTGATGATGAGCACGGGTTCCTCGAAAGCCTCGTCCATCGTGATCCCGAAGGTGAATTCCGGGCCTATCTTCCCGCCGTCCTCCGCAGGGTTGCGGCGCGATCCATAACCGGTGGTCAGCTTGCCGAAGCCCTCGCCGTTGTCATCCCCCTTGCCGGTGAGATAGGAGATCCATGCCCCATCGCATACATGCGGTGAGCCATCGGGGTTTCGCATCTTTTTCAGCAGGGGGGCGGTTGCGGGATCGTCGCCGATGTAGTCGAAGGTCTCGATTTTGGCGTGGCCCTCCATGTTGGATTGGCCGGCGAGGATGAAAACTTTCAGCGGTCTCGCGGAGGCGGTGGCGACCAGGGCCAGTGCCGTGATGAGGATGGATGCGGATTTCATGGTTTTTCGTGGTTCAGAAAAGTTTCGCCTGCGGGTCTTCCGGTTTCGGCGGGAGCGGTGCGCCTATCTTTGCATACGCGGCGGGCATGGCCGTCCTTCCGCGCGGGGTGCGCTGGACGAAGCCCTGCATGATGAGGAAAGGTTCGTGGACTTCCTCAAGGGTCGCGGCGTCCTCGCCACAGGCGACCGCCACCGAATTCAGCCCCACAGGCCCGCCTCCGAACTTGTAGATGATGGCTTCGAGGATGCGCTTGTCCATTTCATCGAGGCCGTCGGCATCGATCTCGATCATGGCGAGCGCACCCACGGCGTTTTCCGCATCGATGATGCCACCTCCGCGTACCTGGGCGAAGTCCCGAACCCAGCGCAGCAGGGCGTTGGCGACACGCGGGGTGCCGCGCGAGCGCGATGCGACCTCCAGCGCACCCTGGCGGTGGATTTCCACATCTAACAGTCCGGCGGAGCGCTCGATGATGTCGGCGAGTTCCTCGCGGGTGTAGTAGTCGAGGCGGTTGATGAGGCCGAAGCGCGAGCGCAGCGGGGCGGTGAGCATCCCGGAGCGGGTGGTTGCGCCGACGAGGGTGAAGCGCGGCAGGTTGATCTGTATCGAGCGGGCTGAGGGGCCGGAGTCGATGATGATGTCGAGCCGGTAGTCCTCCATCGCGGGGTAGAGGTATTCCTCGATGGCCGGGTGGAGGCGGTGGATCTCGTCGATGAAAAGGATGTCGCCTTTCTGGATGTTCGTGAGGATACCGGCGAGATCGCCCGCCTTCTCGATCTGCGGGCCGGAGGTTGTGTGCATCTGTGTGCCTGCGGCCTTGGCAATTAGGTTGGCGAGCGTGGTTTTCCCCAAGCCGGGTGGGCCGGAGAGGAGTACGTGGTCTAGCACATCGCCGCGCCGTTTCGCCGCCTCAAGCATGAGCAGGATGCGATCCTTGACCTTTTCCTGGCCGATGAATTCGGAGAAGGCCGGGGGGCGGAGCGAGACATCGAAGGGGGTGTCGGGCGCTTCGGCGGTCTGCTGGTAAAAGTTCTCTGGCATGTGGGGCGGGCATTTCTAATGCAAAGACGCGGGCGCGAAAAGGTTCATGTTTCCGGCTGGTTGCGCATGAAATCCGCGACCTGCGCGAAGAGGGAATCGAGGAATGAGCGGGCGAAGGGGGGGACTTTCGTCTCGTCCATGGCCTCTGCCATGAGCTGGAGCCAGCGGTCGCGCTCGGCGATGCCGATCCTGAAGGGCATGTGGCGCATCCGCAGGCGGGGGTGGCCGCGCTTTTCCATGTAGGCATCGGAGGCGCCGAGGCGGAAGAGCATGAAGTCGGCAAGGCGCTCCTCGGAGCCCTCCCAATCGTCGGCGGGATACATGGGGCCGATGAGGTCGTCGATGCGGACGCGGCGGTAGAAGGCGGCGACCATGGCGCGGATGCCGTCTTCGCCACAGGCCTTGATCACATCTTGTTCGGTAGGGGTCATGGGGAGCTGGGCGTTTGCAGGGTTGATGGGAAAGGTCTCATCATGTCCGTGTCGCGCAGCTTGGCAAGGGTCACGGGATTTTCCTGAGGGGAAACACGCTTACCTCCACGGGCTGTGCACAGAGCATGGAGGTGGGATGGGTTTCGGGTTGGGGGAAGCCGTTGAGGGCGAAGGGGGTGGTCGCGCAGGTGGCCTGCGGCATGGGTGAGATGAGGTAGGGGGCGTGGTGCACCATGCCGCTGTGGAGTTGGCCGTTTCGATCAACGGAGAAGAGGCGGTAGCGCTCGACGAGGAACCATTCGAGCGAGCCCTCGGCCGCCGTGGCGGGGGAGGAGGGCTGCGAGGGATAGGTGAAAAGGGCTTGGGGAAGCGTGCTCTTTTTCCGGAGGCTGCAGTAGCGGATGTTTCCCGATTCCACGCAGGAGGACATGCGGGCGTGCTCGTAGGGGAGATGGAAGAAACGGCGGGCGATCTCCACGGCGAGGGGCTGGTTGCAATCGAGCGAGAAGAACCAGACTCCGGGGTTGCCGTGTTTGTCGAAGACATAGGTGCGGAGGTTGAGCTCGTGGAACCATGAGAGCCAAGGCAGCGGCGGAAGGCCGGCCGGCCGGACGCGCTGCATGAGGAAGGGGACGATGCCGAGCCATGCCTTGCCATCGTAGGTGTCTACGCGGAGGCCGGTCGGGATGCGTTCCCGGATGACTGTCGGATCGACGGGCCAGTGGAAGAAACCGAGTCCTGCCCAGAGCTGTTTCATGACGGGGAGGCCGGAGGGGCGGGAGCGCTGGGCGAGGCGTTGTGCTGGGGTGGGATGCATGCTGGTTGAGGATTGTGTCAGGCCGCCAAGGATGATGAGTCCGCCTGGCTGGAGCCATTGGTTCCGGTCCCTAGGTTCTTGAGAGATGGCAGGAGTGGGCGGCGAAGCCGGCACCGAAGGCGGTGAGCCAGAGCGAGGTGTCGGCGGGTTGGGTGCGGAGGCGTTCCTCCAGCGCGAAGAGGAGCGAGGGGCTGGACATGTTGCCGTGGTTGGCGAGGACTTGGCGGGTTTCGGTAAGGTGGAAGCCGGGGATGGCGGTCTCGATGGCCTCGATGACATCGCGGCCGCCGGAGTGGGCGAGGATCTGGTCAGGGGATTTTTGGCGGCGTTCGTAGAGTTTCGAAACGGCGGATGCTGCGAGTTCGGGGACGCTGCGGTGGAGCTGGTTCTTGAGTTTTCCGCCGGAGTTCGCAAAGCGGATTTTCTCGCGCTCGGCGGGTATGTGGTGGGTGTCGAAGCCGTGGAATTCCCAGGCTGCTCCGCTTGCGTTCTCGCCGCATAGGATGGCGGCGGCGGCGCCATCGCCGAAGAGGCAGAGGGAGATGAGGACGCCGGGATCGTCGTCGATGTAGAAGGCGGCGGATGAGATTTCCATGGCGACCACGGCGGCGCGGTGGGTGGGGTTTGCGGCGAGGTAGCCGTGGGCGGCGCGGAGGGTGGGGATGGCGGCGCCGCAGCCAAGGCCGACGAGATCGCAGAGATAGGCGTCGGCGCGGAGCCCTGCGATTTCCGCAACATGGCTGGACGGGCCGGGGCAGAGATAACCGGTGCAGGTGCAGAGGAATAGGGCGTCGATTTCATCGGCCCGGATGCCGGCTTTTGCGAGGGCGCTTGTCAGGGCGGCGGCGGAGAGTTTCGGGGCTTCGTGTTCGAAGGAGCGGTTGAGCTGTTCGGCGTCTTTTCGGAAGATGTGGGTGAGGTCGGGGGAGGTGAAGCGGCGTTGGGCGATGCCGGAGGAGGGGTTGGTGAGGATTTTTTCCAACAGGGAAAGGGAGCGGGGCTTGAGTTTCCCGATGTCGGGATGGGATTGGAGGGCGAGCCATGTCTCCGCCTGGGTGAATGCGTGGGGAGGGTT comes from Akkermansiaceae bacterium and encodes:
- the ruvB gene encoding Holliday junction branch migration DNA helicase RuvB → MPENFYQQTAEAPDTPFDVSLRPPAFSEFIGQEKVKDRILLMLEAAKRRGDVLDHVLLSGPPGLGKTTLANLIAKAAGTQMHTTSGPQIEKAGDLAGILTNIQKGDILFIDEIHRLHPAIEEYLYPAMEDYRLDIIIDSGPSARSIQINLPRFTLVGATTRSGMLTAPLRSRFGLINRLDYYTREELADIIERSAGLLDVEIHRQGALEVASRSRGTPRVANALLRWVRDFAQVRGGGIIDAENAVGALAMIEIDADGLDEMDKRILEAIIYKFGGGPVGLNSVAVACGEDAATLEEVHEPFLIMQGFVQRTPRGRTAMPAAYAKIGAPLPPKPEDPQAKLF
- a CDS encoding globin — translated: MTPTEQDVIKACGEDGIRAMVAAFYRRVRIDDLIGPMYPADDWEGSEERLADFMLFRLGASDAYMEKRGHPRLRMRHMPFRIGIAERDRWLQLMAEAMDETKVPPFARSFLDSLFAQVADFMRNQPET
- a CDS encoding DUF2071 domain-containing protein, which produces MHPTPAQRLAQRSRPSGLPVMKQLWAGLGFFHWPVDPTVIRERIPTGLRVDTYDGKAWLGIVPFLMQRVRPAGLPPLPWLSWFHELNLRTYVFDKHGNPGVWFFSLDCNQPLAVEIARRFFHLPYEHARMSSCVESGNIRYCSLRKKSTLPQALFTYPSQPSSPATAAEGSLEWFLVERYRLFSVDRNGQLHSGMVHHAPYLISPMPQATCATTPFALNGFPQPETHPTSMLCAQPVEVSVFPLRKIP
- a CDS encoding stilbene synthase — encoded protein: MFLTSLATANPPHAFTQAETWLALQSHPDIGKLKPRSLSLLEKILTNPSSGIAQRRFTSPDLTHIFRKDAEQLNRSFEHEAPKLSAAALTSALAKAGIRADEIDALFLCTCTGYLCPGPSSHVAEIAGLRADAYLCDLVGLGCGAAIPTLRAAHGYLAANPTHRAAVVAMEISSAAFYIDDDPGVLISLCLFGDGAAAAILCGENASGAAWEFHGFDTHHIPAEREKIRFANSGGKLKNQLHRSVPELAASAVSKLYERRQKSPDQILAHSGGRDVIEAIETAIPGFHLTETRQVLANHGNMSSPSLLFALEERLRTQPADTSLWLTAFGAGFAAHSCHLSRT